A genomic segment from Acyrthosiphon pisum isolate AL4f chromosome A3, pea_aphid_22Mar2018_4r6ur, whole genome shotgun sequence encodes:
- the LOC107883198 gene encoding uncharacterized protein LOC107883198: MGSCGREQQSARYADSLHKWDMRNSPEYDYGAEKQSIYHIDFCGGRVHVENDEVVKSYEHNHVPDNAQVELKELMYNMKHDAQTSAATSHGVIGNLASQCGGRVHVENDEVVKSYEHNHVPDNAQVELKELMYNMKHDAQTSAATSHGVIGNLASQVPLSVAGQLPSVASLKRTIQRARRTKLNAPVNPLNFSFDIPEDFTKTKNGDDFLLFDNKSDTKRILLFSTKNSLELMNNCLNWFCDGTFTCSPIPFKQLYTIHAVHYSNVIPSAYALLPDKKEDTYIQMFKALKSLNQNLNPKSIMMDFEKAAMNAVKSEFPNTSINGCFFHLSQCIWRHLQEAGLQKNYIQDSEFALHIRMLPALAFVPQNKVIKDYEKLLDSEYFSENEELLMPIIDYFEGTWIGRLHRRGQRRDPIIPISVWNCYDLVAADLPRTNNSVEGWHNCFSSTLNSSKHPSIWRFIHALQKEESINTLKIQQYVAGQEPPSKKIYKNKSENLKKNMCRL; this comes from the exons ATGGGGAGCTGTGGTAGAGAACAACAATCTGCTAG ATATGCAGATTCCTTGCACAAATGGGACATGAGAAACTCACCAGAATATGATTACGGAGCGGAGAAGCAGTCCATCTACCACATAGATTTT tgtgGTGGTCGTGTTCATGTGGAAAATGACGAAGTTGTCAAAAGTTATGAACATAATCATGTACCAGATAATGCTCAAGTGGAGTTAAAGGAATTAATGTATAACATGAAACACGATGCACAAACCTCCGCTGCTACAAGTCATGGAGTCATAGGAAATTTAGCAAGTCAG tgtgGTGGTCGTGTTCATGTGGAAAATGACGAAGTTGTCAAAAGTTATGAACATAATCATGTACCAGATAATGCTCAAGTGGAGTTAAAGGAATTAATGTATAACATGAAACACGATGCACAAACCTCCGCTGCTACAAGTCATGGAGTCATAGGAAATTTAGCAAGTCAG gtTCCCTTATCGGTTGCAGGTCAATTACCCAGCGTAGCTAGTTTGAAAAGAACAATACAACGTGCTCGTCGAACTAAACTAAATGCTCCTGTAAACCCTTTAAACTTTAGTTTTGATATTCCTGAAGATTTTACAAAGACGAAAAATGGCGACGATTTTCTTCTTTTTGATAACAAATCGGAtacaaaaagaatattattgttttcaacgaAAAATAGTTTGGAGTTAATGAATAATTGCCTTAATTGGTTTTGCGATGGCACTTTTACTTGTTCACCTATTCCGTTTAAACAGTTATATACCATTCACGCTGTACATTATTCAAATGTTATCCCTTCTGCTTACGCTCTTCTACCCGACAAAAAAGAAGatacatatatacaaatgtttaaGGCTCTTAAATCAttaaaccaaaatttaaatCCCAAGTCTATTATGATGGATTTCGAAAAAGCAGCGATGAATGCTGTTAAATCTGAATTTCCAAATACCTCAATTAATGGATGTTTTTTTCACCTATCACAATGTATTTGGCGCCACTTACAAGAAGCAgggttacaaaaaaattacatacaagATTCTGAATTTGCCTTACATATTCGTATGTTACCTGCTCTTGCTTTTGTGCCACAAAACAAAGTTATAAAAGACTATGAAAAACTTTTAGACTCTGAATACTTTTCTGAAAATGAAGAACTTTTAATGCCAATTATAGACTACTTTGAGGGCACCTGGATTGGCCGTTTGCATCGTAGAGGCCAAAGAAGAGATCCGATCATCCCCATTAGTGTATGGAATTGTTATGATTTAGTAGCGGCAGACCTTCCACGTACTAATAATTCAGTTGAAGGATGGCACAATTGTTTTTCGTCTACACTTAATTCATCCAAACATCCATCAATTTGGAGATTTATACATGCACTCCAAAAAGAAGAAagtattaatactttaaaaattcagCAGTATGTCGCGGGTCAAGAACCaccatcaaaaaaaatatataaaaataaaagtgaaaatttaaaaaaaaatatgtgcagATTATAA